The DNA segment ATATAACCACTTATCGCACAGGCAATTTCAAAGAAATACATTGTCTGGCCCAGGTAATGTTCATTCAGGGCAGGAATAATGATTGTGATTATCGGAACATTTCCGTCGTTATGTGCCATGGTAGTTCCGATTTCAGCATTGTGGTTAACTTCAGAAAGCCTTTTCCCGGCAAGGTAATTCAGCTGATCGGAGTCATCTTTTTCCTGTGGAACTGTCAATTTTTTAGAAGGAGTTTTTACAGATAATATTGTTTCAAAAAGTATCCTTTGGCCATCCTGAATGTATTGTCCCATAGAGTGCAGGTCGGTAGTCAGATCTACTGAAGCAGGGAATATTCCTTTTCCGTCTTTTCCTTCGCTCTCACCATATAATTGTTTCCACCATTCCGACATGAAATGAAGCTTTGGTGTAAATCCAACCATTATCTCTATCGATTTACCTGTCTGAAGAAGAAGATTTCTTGCCGACGCATAGAGCAGTGCAGGATTAGATTCTGCATGTTTATTGTTTCTTGTTATCTGCTCCATTGATTTAGCTCCGGCAACCAGTTTCCGGATATCAAAGCCGGCAAGCCCGATAGGAATAAGTCCGACAGGAGTAAGAACAGAATACCTGCCGCCGATATTATCGGGAATTACAAAAGTCTCATAACCGTTTGTTTCAGCAAGTGATCTGAGTGCACCTTTCTTTGCATCAGTTATTGCGATTATTCTGAGTGATGCTTCCAGCTTTCCGATTTTCTTCTCGAGGTGATCCTTGAGAATTCTGAAGGCTATTGCAGGTTCTGTTGTGGTACCTGATTTTGAGATTACTACAATTGAGTAATTTCTTCCGTCAAGGATCTCAAGCAGGTCTGACAGATAATCCTCGCATATGTTCTGCCCTGCAAAAATCACATCATGATGTTTTGATTTGACAAGAGGAGCGAAGCTGTGTGAGAGAGCTTCGATTACTGCCCTTGAACCAAGGTATGATCCGCCAATGCCGATAACTATTGTAGTATCGGAAACGGATTTGAGGTGTTTTACAGTTTTTTCTATTTTATCAAGTTGCGGTACAATATCATCAGGAAGGGTAAGCCATCCCAGGAAGTCATTTCCTGGCCCAGTACCGGCATTAAGTGTATCGAGGTGCCTTACTGACAGTTGTGCATGCGCAACAATCTCTTCCATAGAGATAAAATTGGCGGTGTTCTTAAGATTGATGTTTATATTTTCCATTGTTAAAAAATTGTTGTTTGGTTCAGATTTAAACCTGGTTCAGTTAAAGTATATAAATACAAAGTTAAAAAAAAAGCCGTCGGTAGTAAACCGGCGGCCTGTTATAAAGTATTATATATATAGAGTAGAAATTATCTTTTTCTGATACTGCCTGCACTTGATGAGTGGGCATCTACATATTTTGGATTGCCCGAGTAATTGATATCCCCTGCACTTGAAGCTCTTGCCCTGATTCTCTCTGATACATTGATGTCGGCATTTCCTGCACTGGATGCTGACAGGTCAGCCTCTTTTACAAGCAGATCATAGGCATTCAGATCTCCCGCGCTGCTGAGATCACCGCTAAGTTTCTCAGCTTCCCCGGTAAGGGTTATATCTCCCGAACTGCTGATATTGACATCAATCTCTCTGGCATATACCTCAAGTTTAATATCTCCTGCACTGCTGGCCGATAGCTCAAGCCTGTCAGTTTTAACCGGAGTCTGCCCTACAACATCACCTGCACTAGTTGTCCTGAGGGAATTCACCTCTTTCATTGTTACATAGACTCTTTTCCTCTCTGCTTCGCGAATATTGGCATCTGTATAAACATTTAATACCCCGCCTCTCACTTCAGTAATAATATACTCATGAAGATTTTCATCTGCTTCAACGGACATTGATTCATTATCTCCCTGTTTCAGATAAACATCTATTCCTGAACTTACTTTTACTCCTGTAAATGATTCAGTTTTTCTTTCTTTTGTAACTACATCCCCGTTTCCGCGTACATTAGGTCTCATTTGTGCCTGGCTGCATGCTACAATGCTAAGGGCTGCGATTGTCAGTGTTAAAACTCTCAGACTTTTCATATTTCTTCTGTTATTAATTTGAACTCTTTCCGAATAAAAGACAGGAAGAAAAGTGAATTGATGCATTAATCAGGAAAAAATTAATGCCACTTGAAAATTTTAAGAC comes from the Bacteroidales bacterium genome and includes:
- a CDS encoding glucose-6-phosphate isomerase is translated as MENININLKNTANFISMEEIVAHAQLSVRHLDTLNAGTGPGNDFLGWLTLPDDIVPQLDKIEKTVKHLKSVSDTTIVIGIGGSYLGSRAVIEALSHSFAPLVKSKHHDVIFAGQNICEDYLSDLLEILDGRNYSIVVISKSGTTTEPAIAFRILKDHLEKKIGKLEASLRIIAITDAKKGALRSLAETNGYETFVIPDNIGGRYSVLTPVGLIPIGLAGFDIRKLVAGAKSMEQITRNNKHAESNPALLYASARNLLLQTGKSIEIMVGFTPKLHFMSEWWKQLYGESEGKDGKGIFPASVDLTTDLHSMGQYIQDGQRILFETILSVKTPSKKLTVPQEKDDSDQLNYLAGKRLSEVNHNAEIGTTMAHNDGNVPIITIIIPALNEHYLGQTMYFFEIACAISGYILDVNPFDQPGVEAYKSNMFALLNKPGFEEAGKKLKERLS
- a CDS encoding DUF2807 domain-containing protein, yielding MKSLRVLTLTIAALSIVACSQAQMRPNVRGNGDVVTKERKTESFTGVKVSSGIDVYLKQGDNESMSVEADENLHEYIITEVRGGVLNVYTDANIREAERKRVYVTMKEVNSLRTTSAGDVVGQTPVKTDRLELSASSAGDIKLEVYAREIDVNISSSGDITLTGEAEKLSGDLSSAGDLNAYDLLVKEADLSASSAGNADINVSERIRARASSAGDINYSGNPKYVDAHSSSAGSIRKR